A stretch of Triticum aestivum cultivar Chinese Spring chromosome 1D, IWGSC CS RefSeq v2.1, whole genome shotgun sequence DNA encodes these proteins:
- the LOC123181102 gene encoding uncharacterized protein, with protein MDPLPPSPVNWDSLDALVLDFVRSDRLIAPPASPSPPSSPSSSTTTATSSSPSTSTSSSYCSRILIRRARRALEAGDVDAALALLRAHAPAALLDHRLLFHLHKQRFVELVRRGTEVDREAALDCLRTALAPCALDAYPEAYEEFKHILLVLIYDQDDQSSPVVNEWSIKRRFELAGLLSSILRAHLQAYDPILSMSLRYLISIHKVFCSRQGVSSPISDLTERLLFEDRDPPAVTQECSVEAPPFDEVDVQALAHAVELTRQGAIDSLKFAKGDLYQAFQNELCRMKMDLSLLDKLVHEYCIYRGIVQGCSHALPGTADMQCSQNIDVSFINNQGANNEAQLDCESAGKQDDGCCTSDITHHDSWSKRLRRVRSSTSGQGRRKRWRGRADDLNYAFETPVDANRDTLSPAFDMDEDVVIGEHDSVLDTGLSDTRNMQDQKYEVILEMRDLTRKGMASKVVDEINSIDPDFFSQNPILLFQLKQVEFLKLVAAGDHVAALKVASAHLGPLAASNQALLKPLKETLVTLIQLNEDVLTKAVSLPVLASSLQLAISRRLGIEEPQLMKIVRTTLHTHTEWFKLQMCKDRFDHFLKIDSLKEIDPPVSRTMSKVLTDECGNGSSQITTCSSGKVLDEGSSPQESSEVVCDESAILKVMEFLALPRADAIQLLIQYSGNAETVIQQIFS; from the exons ATGGACCCGCTGCCCCCTTCGCCGGTGAACTGGGACTCGCTCGACGCTCTCGTGCTCGACTTCGTCAGATCCGATCGCCTCATCGCCCCTCCCGCCTCCCCATCGCCGCCCTCatccccatcctcctccaccaccaccgccacctcctcATCCCCATCCACCTCGACCTCCTCGTCCTACTGCTCGCGCATCCTCATCCGCCGGGCCCGTCGCGCGCTCGAGGCCGGCGACGTCGACGCCGCCCTCGCGCTCCTCCGAGCTCACGCCCCTGCCGCGCTACTCGACCACCGCCTCCTCTTTCACCTACACAAGCAG AGATTCGTGGAGCTGGTGAGGCGGGGTACGGAGGTAGACAGGGAGGCGGCGCTCGACTGTCTCCGCACAGCTCTCGCACCCTGTGCTCTCGACGCCTACCCT GAAGCGTACGAGGAATTCAAACATATACTGCTGGTTTTGATATATGACCAAGATGATCAATCTTCCCCAGTCGTCAATGAG TGGTCTATAAAGAGGAGATTTGAACTTGCTGGGTTGCTATCATCCATATTAAGAGCTCATTTACAAGCTTATGATCCTATTCTCTCAATGTCCTTAAGATACTTAATAAG CATTCACAAAGTATTCTGCTCGCGCCAAGGAGTTTCATCACCTATATCTGATCTAACTGAGCGGCTACTCTTCGAGGACCGTGATCCGCCTGCAGTTACCCAGGAATGTTCAGTAGAAGCACCACCATTTGACGAG GTTGATGTTCAAGCCCTAGCACATGCGGTTGAGTTGACAAGACAAGGCGCTATCGACAGCTTGAAGTTTGCAAAAGGAGATTTGTATCAAGCATTTCAG AACGAACTGTGCCGAATGAAGATGGACCTGTCACTTCTGGATAAACTTGTACATGAGTACTGTATATACAGGGGAATTGTTCAAGGCTGTTCTCATGCCCTTCCTG GAACTGCTGACATGCAGTGCAGTCAAAACATTGATGTTAGTTTCATAAATAATCAAGGAGCCAACAATGAAGCACAGCTTGATTGTGAATCGGCTGGCAAGCAGGATGACGGTTGTTGCACCAGTGATATTACCCATCATGATTCCTGGTCGAAGAGATTACGCAGGGTTAGAAGCAGTACATCAGGGCAGGGAAGGCGAAAGAGATGGAGAGGTCGAGCAGATGATCTTAATTATGCTTTTGAGACTCCAGTTGATGCAAATCGTGATACCTTGTCTCCTGCCTTTGACATGGACGAAGATGTTGTAATAGGAGAACAT GACTCTGTGTTAGATACTGGTTTGTCTGATACTAGGAATATGCAAGATCAGAAGTATGAGGTTATTTTAGAGATGAGGGACCTCACACGCAAAGGAATGGCTTCCAAAGTTGTGGATGAAATAAACAGCATAGATCCTGATTTCTTTTCGCAAAACCCTATTCTTCTGTTTCAGCTAAAACAG GTTGAATTTCTTAAGCTAGTAGCTGCTGGAGATCATGTAGCTGCTCTCAAGGTTGCATCTGCTCACCTGGGACCTCTTGCTGCCAGTAACCAAGCTTTACTGAAGCCTTTGAAGGAAACTTTGGTAACGCTGATTCAACTCAATGAGGATGTACTCACAAAAGCAGTATCGTTGCCTGTTCTTGCAAGTTCTCTGCAG CTTGCGATAAGCAGGAGGCTTGGTATTGAAGAACCTCAACTGATGAAGATAGTCAGGACAACACTTCATACACACACCGAATGGTTTAAGCTTCAGATGTGCAAGGACCGTTTTGATCATTTTTTGAAGATTGATTCTCTAAAAGAGATTGATCCACCTGTGAGTCGCACTATGTCCAAGGTTCTTACAGATGAATGTGGAAATGGATCTTCTCAGATCACAACATGCTCAAGTGGCAAGGTGCTGGATGAAGGTAGTAGCCCTCAGGAGTCATCGGAAGTTGTCTGCGATGAAAGCGCTATACTCAAAGTTATG GAATTCCTTGCTTTGCCAAGGGCGGACGCCATCCAACTACTCATTCAGTATAGCGGAAATGCAGAGACAGTGATCCAACAAATCTTTTCATAG